The proteins below are encoded in one region of Pongo pygmaeus isolate AG05252 chromosome 20, NHGRI_mPonPyg2-v2.0_pri, whole genome shotgun sequence:
- the WIZ gene encoding protein Wiz isoform X9: MEGSLAGSLAAPDRPRGPERLPGPTPRENIEGGAEAAEGEGGIFRSTRYLPVTKDGPRDILDGRGGISVANFDPGTFSLMRCDFCGAGFDTRAGLSSHARAHLRDFGITNWELTVSPINILQELLATSAAEQPPSPLGREPGGPPGSFLTSRRPRLPLTVPFPPTWAEDPGPAYGDGLGSEENAMVAMDLGSPSLPKKSLPVPGALEQVASRLSSKVAAEVPHGSKQELQDLKAQSLTTCEVCGACFETRKGLSSHARSHLRQLGVAESESSGAPIDLLYELVKQKGLPDAHLGLPPGLAKKSSSLKEVVTGAPRPGLLTLAKPLDAPAVNKAIKSPPGFSAKGLGHPPSSPLLKKTPLALAGSPTPKNPEDKSPQLSLSPRPASPKAQWPQSEDEGPLNLTLDSDGGRELDCQLCGAWFETRKGLSSHARAHLRHLGVSDPDAKGSPIDVLHGLIRRDGVQIRLPPRRGTLAHPGRPPPTSAALSLLPPPPPAKKAKLKAAGMASPWGKQDLSAAAAAGIFWASDVEPSPLNLSSGPEPARDIRCEFCGEFFENRKGLSSHARSHLRQMGVTEWYVNGSPIDTLREILKRRTQSRPGGPPNPPGPSPKALAKMMGGAGPGSSLEARSPSDLHISPLAKKLPPPPGSPLGHSPTASPPPTARKMFPGLAAPSLPKKLKPEQIRVEIKREMLPGALHGELHPSEGPWGAPREDMTPLNLSSRAEPVRDIRCEFCGEFFENRKGLSSHARSHLRQMGVTEWSVNGSPIDTLREILKKKSKPCLIKKEPPAGDLAPALAEDGPPTVAPGPVQSPLPLSPLAGRPGKAGAGPAQVPRELSLTPITGAKPSATGYLGSVAAKRPLQEDRLLPAEVKAKTYIQTELPFKAKTLHEKTSHSSTEACCELCGLYFENRKALASHARAHLRQFGVTEWCVNGSPIETLSEWIKHRPQKVGAYRSYIQGGRPFTKKFRSAGHGRDSDKRPSLGLAPGGLAVVGRSAGGEPGPEAGRAADSGERPLAASPPGTVKAEEHQRQNINKFERRQARPPDASAARGGEDTNDLQQKLEEVRQPPPRVRPVPSLVPRPPQTSLVKFVGNIYTLKCRFCEVEFQGPLSIQEEWVRHLQRHILEMNFSKADPQPEESQAPQAQTAAAEAP; encoded by the exons ATGGAGGGGTCCCTGGCAGGCAGCCTGGCTGCACCAGATCGTCCCCGAGGCCCAGAGAGACTGCCCGGCCCGACTCCGAGGGAGAACATCGAGGGTGGGGCCGAAGCTGCTGAGGGGGAAGGTGGCATCTTCCGGTCCACCCGTTACCTGCCTGTCACCAAGGACGGCCCCCGAGACATTCTGGATGGCAGAGGTGGCATCTCTG TGGCCAACTTTGACCCAGGCACCTTCAGCCTGATGCGCTGTGACTTCTGCGGGGCTGGCTTCGACACACGGGCcggcctctccagccacgcccgGGCCCACCTACGTGACTTCGGTATCACCAACTGGGAGCTCACTGTCTCACCCATCAACATCCTGCAGGAGCTGCTGGCCACCTCTGCTGCTGAGCAGCCCCCAAGCCCCCTGGGCCGAGAGCCTGGGGGTCCGCCTGGCAGCTTCCTGACCTCCCGTCGGCCCCGCTTACCTCTCACGGTGCCCTTTCCACCCACCTGGGCTGAGGACCCTGGGCCAGCCTATGGAGATG GCCTGGGTTCTGAGGAAAACGCAATGGTGGCCATGGACTTGGGCTCTCCCTCGCTCCCTAAGAAGAGCCTGCCTGTCCCTGGGGCCCTGGAGCAGGTGGCCAGTCGGCTGAGCAGCAAAGTGGCTGCAGAGGTTCCTCATGGCAGCAAACAGGAGCTGCAGGACCTCAAGG CCCAGAGCCTGACCACCTGCGAGGTCTGCGGTGCCTGCTTTGAGACCCGAAAGGGCCTGTCCAGCCACGCGCGCTCCCACCTGCGGCAGCTGGGAGTGGCAGAGTCGGAGAGCAGCGGCGCACCCATCGACCTCCTCTACGAGCTTGTGAAGCAGAAGGGCCTGCCTGACGCCCACCTTGGGCTGCCCCCAGGCCTGGCTAAGAAGTCCAGCTCACTGAAGGAGGTGGTCACCGGGGCCCCCCGGCCCGGCTTGCTCACCCTGGCCAAGCCCTTGGATGCCCCTGCTGTCAACAAAGCCATCAAGTCGCCTCCCGGCTTCTCGGCCAAGGGCCTGGGCCACCCGCCCAGCTCTCCACTCCTCAAAAAGACACCACTGGCCCTGGCGGGCTCCCCTACCCCTAAGAATCCTGAGGACAAGAGCCCCCAGCTGTCCCTGAGCCCCCGGCCGGCCTCCCCAAAGGCACAGTGGCCTCAGTCTGAGGATGAGGGGCCCTTGAACCTCA CTTTAGATAGTGACGGGGGCAGAGAGCTGGACTGCCAGCTGTGCGGTGCCTGGTTTGAGACCCGCAAGGGCCTGTCCAGCCACGCCCGTGCCCACCTGCGCCACCTGGGCGTCAGCGATCCGGACGCCAAGGGATCCCCCATAGACGTGCTCCACGGGCTCATCAGGAGGGACGGCGTCCAGATCCGCCTCCCACCCAGGCGCGGCACCCTGGCCCACCCGGGGCGGCCGCCTCCCACCTCCGCGGCCCTCTCCTTGCTTCCCCCGCCACCGCCGGCCAAGAAGGCCAAGCTGAAGGCCGCGGGTATGGCCAGCCCCTGGGGGAAGCAGGACCTCTCGGCCGCCGCAGCCGCCGGCATTTTCTGGGCCTCTGATGTGGAGCCGTCTCCTCTCAACCTCT cctcaggCCCAGAGCCAGCACGAGACATCCGCTGCGAGTTCTGTGGTGAGTTCTTCGAGAACCGCAAGGGCCTCTCGAGCCACGCGCGCTCCCACCTGCGGCAAATGGGCGTGACCGAGTGGTACGTCAATGGTTCGCCCATCGACACGCTGCGGGAGATCCTGAAGAGACGGACCCAGTCTCGGCCTGGTGGACCTCCCAACCCACCAGGGCCAAGCCCAAAAGCCCTGGCCAAGATGATGGGCGGCGCAGGTCCTGGCAGCTCACTGGAAGCCCGCAGCCCCTCGGACCTTCACATCTCACCCTTGGCCAAGAAGTTGCCACCGCCACCGGGCAGCCCCCTGGGCCACTCACCaactgcctctcctcctcctacGGCCCGAAAGATGTTCCCAGGCCTGGCTGCACCCTCCTTGCCCAAGAAGCTGAAGCCTGAACAAATACGGGTGGAGATCAAGCGGGAGATGCTGCCGGGGGCCCTTCATGGGGAACTGCACCCATCTGAGGGTCCCTGGGGGGCGCCACGGGAAGACATGACACCCCTGAACCTGT CGTCCCGGGCAGAGCCGGTGCGCGACATCCGCTGTGAGTTCTGCGGCGAGTTCTTCGAGAACCGCAAGGGCCTGTCGAGTCACGCACGCTCACACCTGCGGCAGATGGGTGTGACCGAGTGGTCCGTCAATGGTTCGCCCATCGACACGCTGCGAGAGATCCTCAAGAAGAAGTCCAAGCCATGCCTCATCAAGAAGGAGCCACCGGCTGGAGACCTGGCCCCTGCCTTGGCTGAGGACGGGCCTCCCACCGTGGCCCCTGGGCCCGTGCAGTCCCCACTGCCGCTGTCACCCCTGGCTGGCCGGCCAGGCAAAGCAGGTGCAGGGCCAGCCCAGGTTCCTCGTGAGCTCAGCCTGACGCCCATCACTGGGGCCAAGCCCTCAGCCACTGGCTACCTGGGCTCAGTGGCAGCCAAGCGGCCCCTGCAGGAGGACCGCCTCCTCCCAGCAGAGGTCAAGGCCAAGACCTACATCCAGACTGAACTGCCCTTCAAGGCAAAGACCCTTCATGAGAAGACCTCCCACTCCT CCACTGAGGCCTGCTGCGAGCTGTGTGGCCTTTACTTTGAAAACCGCAAGGCCCTGGCCAGCCACGCACGGGCACACCTGCGGCAGTTCGGCGTGACCGAGTGGTGCGTCAATGGCTCGCCCATCGAGACACTGAGCGAGTGGATCAAGCACCGGCCCCAGAAGGTGGGCGCCTACCGCAGCTACATCCAGGGCGGCCGCCCCTTCACCAAGAAGTTCCGCAGTGCCGGCCATGGCCGTGACAGTGACAAGCGGCCGTCCCTGGGGCTGGCACCTGGGGGCCTGGCCGTGGTCGGCCGCAGTGCCGGAGGGGAGCCAGGGCCTGAGGCTGGCCGGGCAGCCGACAGTGGTGAGCGGCCTCTGGCAGCCAGCCCACCAGGCACCGTGAAGGCTGAGGAGCACCAGCGGCAGAACATCAACA AATTCGAACGCCGACAAGCCCGCCCTCCAGATGCCTCCGCAGCCCGGGGAGGCGAGGACACCAATGACCTACAGCAGAAGCTGGAGGAGGTGCGGCAACCCCCACCCCGAGTCCGGCCAGTCCCCTCCCTGGTGCCCCGGCCCCCCCAGACATCACTTGTCAAGTTCGTGGGCAACATCTACACCCTCAAATGCAG GTTCTGTGAGGTGGAATTCCAGGGCCCCCTCTCCATCCAGGAAGAGTGGGTGCGGCATTTACAGCGGCACATCCTGGAGATGAACTTCTCCAAAGCGGACCCCCAACCTGAGGAGTCCCAGGCCCCGCAGGCACAGACAGCGGCGGCAGAGGCTCCCTAA
- the WIZ gene encoding protein Wiz isoform X10: MEGSLAGSLAAPDRPRGPERLPGPTPRENIEGGAEAAEGEGGIFRSTRYLPVTKDGPRDILDGRGGISVANFDPGTFSLMRCDFCGAGFDTRAGLSSHARAHLRDFGITNWELTVSPINILQELLATSAAEQPPSPLGREPGGPPGSFLTSRRPRLPLTVPFPPTWAEDPGPAYGDAQSLTTCEVCGACFETRKGLSSHARSHLRQLGVAESESSGAPIDLLYELVKQKGLPDAHLGLPPGLAKKSSSLKEVVTGAPRPGLLTLAKPLDAPAVNKAIKSPPGFSAKGLGHPPSSPLLKKTPLALAGSPTPKNPEDKSPQLSLSPRPASPKAQWPQSEDEGPLNLTLDSDGGRELDCQLCGAWFETRKGLSSHARAHLRHLGVSDPDAKGSPIDVLHGLIRRDGVQIRLPPRRGTLAHPGRPPPTSAALSLLPPPPPAKKAKLKAAGMASPWGKQDLSAAAAAGIFWASDVEPSPLNLSSGPEPARDIRCEFCGEFFENRKGLSSHARSHLRQMGVTEWYVNGSPIDTLREILKRRTQSRPGGPPNPPGPSPKALAKMMGGAGPGSSLEARSPSDLHISPLAKKLPPPPGSPLGHSPTASPPPTARKMFPGLAAPSLPKKLKPEQIRVEIKREMLPGALHGELHPSEGPWGAPREDMTPLNLSSRAEPVRDIRCEFCGEFFENRKGLSSHARSHLRQMGVTEWSVNGSPIDTLREILKKKSKPCLIKKEPPAGDLAPALAEDGPPTVAPGPVQSPLPLSPLAGRPGKAGAGPAQVPRELSLTPITGAKPSATGYLGSVAAKRPLQEDRLLPAEVKAKTYIQTELPFKAKTLHEKTSHSSTEACCELCGLYFENRKALASHARAHLRQFGVTEWCVNGSPIETLSEWIKHRPQKVGAYRSYIQGGRPFTKKFRSAGHGRDSDKRPSLGLAPGGLAVVGRSAGGEPGPEAGRAADSGERPLAASPPGTVKAEEHQRQNINKFERRQARPPDASAARGGEDTNDLQQKLEEVRQPPPRVRPVPSLVPRPPQTSLVKFVGNIYTLKCRFCEVEFQGPLSIQEEWVRHLQRHILEMNFSKADPQPEESQAPQAQTAAAEAP, from the exons ATGGAGGGGTCCCTGGCAGGCAGCCTGGCTGCACCAGATCGTCCCCGAGGCCCAGAGAGACTGCCCGGCCCGACTCCGAGGGAGAACATCGAGGGTGGGGCCGAAGCTGCTGAGGGGGAAGGTGGCATCTTCCGGTCCACCCGTTACCTGCCTGTCACCAAGGACGGCCCCCGAGACATTCTGGATGGCAGAGGTGGCATCTCTG TGGCCAACTTTGACCCAGGCACCTTCAGCCTGATGCGCTGTGACTTCTGCGGGGCTGGCTTCGACACACGGGCcggcctctccagccacgcccgGGCCCACCTACGTGACTTCGGTATCACCAACTGGGAGCTCACTGTCTCACCCATCAACATCCTGCAGGAGCTGCTGGCCACCTCTGCTGCTGAGCAGCCCCCAAGCCCCCTGGGCCGAGAGCCTGGGGGTCCGCCTGGCAGCTTCCTGACCTCCCGTCGGCCCCGCTTACCTCTCACGGTGCCCTTTCCACCCACCTGGGCTGAGGACCCTGGGCCAGCCTATGGAGATG CCCAGAGCCTGACCACCTGCGAGGTCTGCGGTGCCTGCTTTGAGACCCGAAAGGGCCTGTCCAGCCACGCGCGCTCCCACCTGCGGCAGCTGGGAGTGGCAGAGTCGGAGAGCAGCGGCGCACCCATCGACCTCCTCTACGAGCTTGTGAAGCAGAAGGGCCTGCCTGACGCCCACCTTGGGCTGCCCCCAGGCCTGGCTAAGAAGTCCAGCTCACTGAAGGAGGTGGTCACCGGGGCCCCCCGGCCCGGCTTGCTCACCCTGGCCAAGCCCTTGGATGCCCCTGCTGTCAACAAAGCCATCAAGTCGCCTCCCGGCTTCTCGGCCAAGGGCCTGGGCCACCCGCCCAGCTCTCCACTCCTCAAAAAGACACCACTGGCCCTGGCGGGCTCCCCTACCCCTAAGAATCCTGAGGACAAGAGCCCCCAGCTGTCCCTGAGCCCCCGGCCGGCCTCCCCAAAGGCACAGTGGCCTCAGTCTGAGGATGAGGGGCCCTTGAACCTCA CTTTAGATAGTGACGGGGGCAGAGAGCTGGACTGCCAGCTGTGCGGTGCCTGGTTTGAGACCCGCAAGGGCCTGTCCAGCCACGCCCGTGCCCACCTGCGCCACCTGGGCGTCAGCGATCCGGACGCCAAGGGATCCCCCATAGACGTGCTCCACGGGCTCATCAGGAGGGACGGCGTCCAGATCCGCCTCCCACCCAGGCGCGGCACCCTGGCCCACCCGGGGCGGCCGCCTCCCACCTCCGCGGCCCTCTCCTTGCTTCCCCCGCCACCGCCGGCCAAGAAGGCCAAGCTGAAGGCCGCGGGTATGGCCAGCCCCTGGGGGAAGCAGGACCTCTCGGCCGCCGCAGCCGCCGGCATTTTCTGGGCCTCTGATGTGGAGCCGTCTCCTCTCAACCTCT cctcaggCCCAGAGCCAGCACGAGACATCCGCTGCGAGTTCTGTGGTGAGTTCTTCGAGAACCGCAAGGGCCTCTCGAGCCACGCGCGCTCCCACCTGCGGCAAATGGGCGTGACCGAGTGGTACGTCAATGGTTCGCCCATCGACACGCTGCGGGAGATCCTGAAGAGACGGACCCAGTCTCGGCCTGGTGGACCTCCCAACCCACCAGGGCCAAGCCCAAAAGCCCTGGCCAAGATGATGGGCGGCGCAGGTCCTGGCAGCTCACTGGAAGCCCGCAGCCCCTCGGACCTTCACATCTCACCCTTGGCCAAGAAGTTGCCACCGCCACCGGGCAGCCCCCTGGGCCACTCACCaactgcctctcctcctcctacGGCCCGAAAGATGTTCCCAGGCCTGGCTGCACCCTCCTTGCCCAAGAAGCTGAAGCCTGAACAAATACGGGTGGAGATCAAGCGGGAGATGCTGCCGGGGGCCCTTCATGGGGAACTGCACCCATCTGAGGGTCCCTGGGGGGCGCCACGGGAAGACATGACACCCCTGAACCTGT CGTCCCGGGCAGAGCCGGTGCGCGACATCCGCTGTGAGTTCTGCGGCGAGTTCTTCGAGAACCGCAAGGGCCTGTCGAGTCACGCACGCTCACACCTGCGGCAGATGGGTGTGACCGAGTGGTCCGTCAATGGTTCGCCCATCGACACGCTGCGAGAGATCCTCAAGAAGAAGTCCAAGCCATGCCTCATCAAGAAGGAGCCACCGGCTGGAGACCTGGCCCCTGCCTTGGCTGAGGACGGGCCTCCCACCGTGGCCCCTGGGCCCGTGCAGTCCCCACTGCCGCTGTCACCCCTGGCTGGCCGGCCAGGCAAAGCAGGTGCAGGGCCAGCCCAGGTTCCTCGTGAGCTCAGCCTGACGCCCATCACTGGGGCCAAGCCCTCAGCCACTGGCTACCTGGGCTCAGTGGCAGCCAAGCGGCCCCTGCAGGAGGACCGCCTCCTCCCAGCAGAGGTCAAGGCCAAGACCTACATCCAGACTGAACTGCCCTTCAAGGCAAAGACCCTTCATGAGAAGACCTCCCACTCCT CCACTGAGGCCTGCTGCGAGCTGTGTGGCCTTTACTTTGAAAACCGCAAGGCCCTGGCCAGCCACGCACGGGCACACCTGCGGCAGTTCGGCGTGACCGAGTGGTGCGTCAATGGCTCGCCCATCGAGACACTGAGCGAGTGGATCAAGCACCGGCCCCAGAAGGTGGGCGCCTACCGCAGCTACATCCAGGGCGGCCGCCCCTTCACCAAGAAGTTCCGCAGTGCCGGCCATGGCCGTGACAGTGACAAGCGGCCGTCCCTGGGGCTGGCACCTGGGGGCCTGGCCGTGGTCGGCCGCAGTGCCGGAGGGGAGCCAGGGCCTGAGGCTGGCCGGGCAGCCGACAGTGGTGAGCGGCCTCTGGCAGCCAGCCCACCAGGCACCGTGAAGGCTGAGGAGCACCAGCGGCAGAACATCAACA AATTCGAACGCCGACAAGCCCGCCCTCCAGATGCCTCCGCAGCCCGGGGAGGCGAGGACACCAATGACCTACAGCAGAAGCTGGAGGAGGTGCGGCAACCCCCACCCCGAGTCCGGCCAGTCCCCTCCCTGGTGCCCCGGCCCCCCCAGACATCACTTGTCAAGTTCGTGGGCAACATCTACACCCTCAAATGCAG GTTCTGTGAGGTGGAATTCCAGGGCCCCCTCTCCATCCAGGAAGAGTGGGTGCGGCATTTACAGCGGCACATCCTGGAGATGAACTTCTCCAAAGCGGACCCCCAACCTGAGGAGTCCCAGGCCCCGCAGGCACAGACAGCGGCGGCAGAGGCTCCCTAA